In Zingiber officinale cultivar Zhangliang chromosome 8B, Zo_v1.1, whole genome shotgun sequence, a single genomic region encodes these proteins:
- the LOC122014034 gene encoding lysine-rich arabinogalactan protein 19-like has product MVSEVPTPIVPIIPTPTVFTVPPAVPPAAYQAPPPPVPTAHPAPATAASVAPPPVRPPTVPPAEPTYADPAVPPVAPAPAYAAVPRIRPPTYPAAPLVVPAPVVPPVPAVVLTHLIDIVTARARIPALAESMKS; this is encoded by the coding sequence ATggtttcagaggtacctaccccTATCGTACCCATCATACCCACTCCTACGGTATTTACAGTGCCACCAGCGGTGCCCCCTGCGGCGTACCAGGCACCGCCGCCACCGGTGCCTACTGCACACCCGGCACCTGCAACAGCAGCATCAGTTGCTCCACCTCCGGTACGACCACCCACTGTACCTCCAGCCGAGCCCACCTATGctgaccctgcagtgccaccagTGGCACCTGCCCCAGCCTATGCAGCAGTACCGAGGATACGTCCCCCGACCTATCCAGCGGCACCACTTGTagtaccagctccagtggttccgccagttcccgcAGTAGTTCTTACTCACCTGATTGATATAGTTACGGCACGAGCTCGGATCCCAgctttggcagagtcgatgaaaagTTGA